One stretch of Kineococcus radiotolerans SRS30216 = ATCC BAA-149 DNA includes these proteins:
- a CDS encoding ParA family protein yields MLTVAFTNQKGGVGKTSTVVGIAAALDRRGLRVLCIDLDPQADLTQWLGLDPLDDVRNVNDAVYADTRGIAAEAIQHAGWGAGIDVIGSTLDLAERETDLSPGSEFRLAKALDGLSGYDVVLIDCPPSIGRLVVLGFVAATHVVVVTEPSAASLRGVENVLRTRDVVAEHYNRKLQLAGIVVNHQNRTTESALRVAEVAEVYGAAVWEPYVPARAVVAAAMGAAASVADYGADGKPVAEVYDALAERVLALQTLSTPSTVEVS; encoded by the coding sequence ATGCTGACCGTCGCGTTCACTAACCAGAAGGGCGGGGTGGGCAAGACCTCCACCGTCGTCGGCATCGCCGCCGCCCTGGACCGCCGGGGCCTGCGGGTGCTCTGCATCGACCTGGATCCGCAGGCCGACCTGACGCAGTGGCTCGGCCTGGACCCGCTGGACGACGTGCGCAACGTCAACGACGCGGTGTACGCCGACACCCGAGGCATCGCCGCCGAGGCCATCCAGCACGCCGGCTGGGGTGCGGGCATCGACGTAATCGGCTCCACGCTGGACCTGGCCGAGCGCGAGACCGACCTGTCCCCCGGCAGCGAGTTCCGCCTGGCCAAGGCCCTGGACGGGCTCAGCGGCTACGACGTAGTGCTGATCGACTGCCCTCCGAGTATTGGCCGGCTGGTCGTCTTGGGGTTCGTGGCCGCCACCCACGTGGTGGTCGTCACCGAGCCCTCGGCGGCGAGCCTGCGCGGGGTGGAGAACGTCCTGCGCACCCGGGACGTGGTGGCCGAGCACTACAACCGCAAGCTGCAGCTGGCCGGCATCGTCGTCAACCACCAGAACCGCACCACCGAGTCGGCGCTGCGCGTGGCCGAGGTGGCCGAGGTCTACGGCGCGGCCGTGTGGGAGCCCTACGTGCCCGCCCGCGCGGTGGTGGCGGCGGCGATGGGCGCTGCCGCCTCGGTGGCTGACTACGGCGCGGACGGCAAGCCCGTGGC